TTGACGACGCGCAGCGTGGGGCTCCACATGGCCAGGATCATCGCGACGGTGACGGCGCTCTTCGCCATGTCGAACAGAGCGCGTTTCGCCCGGCTGTCCTTGCACAAGACGTCGGGAAGGATGTCGACGGCGATGTGCGTCTTCACGGCGGCTCCGTAGGAAATCGCCACATAAATAGTGAAAATAAAGATGTACAGCGCCGCGTCGCTGATCCACATGATTTCGAAATGGAGCCAGTAGCGGTTTACCACCTGACAGAACGTGAGGATTATGGCCAGCAGGAGCCCGAGAGAGCCGAGAAAGAATTCGGTTTTCTGCAGGAAAGAAAAGAGTTTTTTCATAATGCACCGCCTTTTCTGTCACAGAGATCTTGCTTCAAAAAAGGGGACGGCTTTCGGGCCGCCCCCTTGTGAGACTGATCGTTACTTTGCAGCTGCGGCCTTGTCGGCTAATACTTTTTCGCGATTGATTCGGAGCTGGTCGAGAATCTTCACGGTCATATCCTGACCGGGGAAGTGCTTGTCGAGCCACGGCTTGCAAAGATCGTTCCAGTTGTCGAGATTGCGGGCGCAGTTGCGGAACTCGGCGCGCTCCGCCTCGGTCGGATAGTAAATTTCGAAGTTCGGCTGCTTCTTGAGGAACTCTTTGAAATTGTCCTCTTCGGCGATTTGGATGGCGTACTGATCGGCTTCGGCTTCGTCGGCCGCCTTCCGGATCGCGGCTTTGAGATCGTCGGGCAGCTTCGCCCAAAGTTCGGCGTTGATGACGACTTGATTGGCGTCCCACATCCAATCCAGAGACGTGTAATACTTCATGACCTCGCAGTGACGCTCCTCCACGAGCGAAGGCCACATATCCCAGCAGCCGTCGACCACGCCCTTCGCCAGGGCGTGGTAAAGATCGCCCCACGGCACGGTTTCGACGGTCATACCCGTTCCCTCGGCCATGTTCTGCAGGCCGCGGACGCAGCCGAGCGACGAAGAAACACGCATTTTCAGATTCTTGAAATCAGCCGGCGTTTTGATCGGGCGCACGCTGTTGCCGATGCCGTAGGAGCCCTGCGAAACGGTGAACAGAATGTGAACGCCGACTTCCTTCATGGCCTCCTCGAGAGGCACGTAGAGACATCCGTCGGGGCGCGAGAAAGCCATCTTGCACTCTTCCCACGATTCGACGGTCCACGGCATCCAGTTGAACATGCCGCCGGGAACGAGATTGACGTAAGGAGCGAAACCGCACATCTCGATTTCGCCGTCCTGCACGGCGTGGAAGATCTCATTGAGAGTCCCGAGCTGATTGTCGGGGAAAAACTCGACTTCGATACGGCCGTTGCTGTATTTCTTGATTAACTCACAGAAAAGTTTGTAGGACTTGCCCTGCGAGGCACGGACCGAGGTCTGCCCAAAACGCCACTTATACTCCGGAGCGGCGGAAGCCGTGCCGGCGCCCAAAATCATAACGACAGCTGCTGCGGCGAGTGCCTTTCTCACAAAACACGTTCTGACCATAGTGATTCCTCCTAGAATAATGTAGTCGCACTTGTTGACAGATTATTGAACGGAACAATCTGCGATAATGTCAGCATGCAGTGTGAGCGTCGCCGTTTGTTTCCTTGGGGACATTTCCTCGTAAAGGAGAGTGGCGCCTCACCTCTTGCGGCAGTTCACGAATGAGCTGGATGTTGAGACCGAAAGTCTTCTCCGTCTGTCCAAGGAGGTTGTGAGCCGCAGGAAGCGTGAGAATTCACCTGCAAATACGTTGTGGTGAGGTGACTCATGTACTATCTTGGTATTGACATCGGGAAGAACAATCACGAAGCAGGGCTTATCAGGGAGGACGGCAGCCACGTCGGCAAGTCGCTGCGTTTCGCCAATGCGCAGGAGGGCTTTCAGCAGCTTCTGCTCTTTCTCGAACAGAGTCTTCCCGAGCGGGAGGCTTTCTGTATCGGCATGGAGGCGACCGGTCATTACTGGCTCGCGCTCTACTCCTTTCTGCGGGAGCAGGGTTTTGCTCTGCATGTGATCAACCCGATCCAATCCGACAGTCTGAGGAACTTCCACATCCGGAAGCAGAAAACGGATGCGGTCGACTGCTTTCTGGTGGCTGAGGTGATCCGTTTCGGCTCGTTCAGCGAAACTCATCTGGCTGATGAAGATATCATGGCGCTGCGCAATCTGGCCCGTTTCAGAGAGTCGCTCAAGGACTCCTGCGCCGACTACAAGCGACAGGTCGTCACCGTTCTGGATCAGGTGTTTCCGGAGTATGCTGCCTTGTTCTCCAACGTCTTTGGCGAGAGTTCAAAGGCATTTCTCAAGACGTACGGCACTCCGGAACAGGTGGTCGACGTGAACACGAAATCGCTGGCCGCTTTGCTCAGAAAAACCAGCCGGGGCCGGCACGGTACTGACAAAGCCCGTGAGCTCAAGTCTCTGGCGGCGCGTTCGGTCGGCCTGACTCTGTGTTCGGATGCCTTTGCCTTTCAAATCAGGATTCTCATCGAACAGATCGAATTCACGGAGAAGCAGATCGATGAGATCGACAAGAAGATCGCCCGGCAGCTGAGGAAGTTTAGCTCTGTCATCCTCACTGTCCCCGGCGTGGGGCCGGCGACGGGCGCCGTGATCCTCGGTGAGATCGGCGATATCAGTCGTTTCTCCAATCCCAAGAAACTCGTCGCCTTTGCCGGGATCGATCCGACTTCGTTTCAATCGGGGAACTATGTCGGCCAGCACAACCGCTTGTCCAAGAAAGGATCCCCCTACCTGAGACGAGCTGTCTGGATGTCGGCGCTGATAGCAGTCAGATGCGATCCTGTCTTCAAAGCGTTCTACGAAAAGAAGCGCGGTGAGGGGAAAGCGCATGGGACTGCATTGGGGGCTGTGTCGAGAAAACTGCTTTATACGATTTACGCTGTTCTGAAAGCCAACAAACCTTACGAGGTACGCCGCCAGGGCATAGAATGATCCTGTTCCCGCGGGGTTCCCTGCTCGTGTCGCTTCCGTGTGAGCTCGTTCGCGTGCTTGTTTTGTCTGAGTTCTGTCCAATATGCCGTTTTCAGGGGCGCTTTGGCTTTTTCACGCGGGCAACCGGCTAGAAATACTTCGGGCATGAGCTCGAATTTCCTACTTGACTTTTAATAGCTGGTCTCCTTTTATTTAATGAAATTAAAACATAATGCCGAGAGTTGCTTTTCTTGAAGAGACTCTTGACTGGCGCTGCTTTGGAAAAACCGGCTAAGTTTTCTTCCAAAGAATTGATAAGCCCCTAGAATTTGCCTTGCACAGCTATTTGAGCGTACATGCAGCATGCGTCGAGCATGCTCTGTATATCGCAGCATTCGTCTGTCGCGTGAGCCATGCTTATGTCTCCGGGACCGAATACGATTGTGGGAAGTCCGAGCATACCGGCCGTAGTAACTCCGTTTGTACAGGCGCCCATGTGGAAAAGGACCGGTTCTGATTTCCGGATCGACTTGTACGCTTCCGCGGCGGCTTTGACGAGGCTGCTGTTCTCGTCTATATCCCATGCCGGAAGAAACGAGTGGAACATGAAATTCATGCCTGTCCAACTGGTGCTTGGAATATCACTGTACTTCCATGCAGCCGGCGTTCCCGCTACAAGGCTGTCCATTTCCTTTTCTATAAACTTTTTGTCTTCGCCTGTGACAAGTCTGCGGTCAAGTATTATTGTCGCGTCCATGGGAACGGAATTATTGGAGGCTGTATTGCAGTATATGTTTGATATCGCGACCGAGCCGCACTCGCTGCTTGCATTTTTCTGTGCCGCCAAATCAGTGCAAAGCTGCTCGACTCTTTTTATTACGGGAGCCAGCAAGTACACAGGATTGATGCCGTTTCTCGGAGCGCTGGCGTGACACCCCTTTCCGGGCATGTTGATCTCTATAAGAGCTCTTCCCCGATGGCCTGTAGCTATCTTTAGGTCAGTCGGTTCACAAATGACCACGGCATTGGGTTTGAGAGACGACCAACTAAAATACTCTCTCACGGCCTCTCCGTCGTAATCTTCCTCCATACAGGAGGCGGATACCACGACGGCGACGTTATCAGGAATTCCTATTTGCTTGGCTATATATCCGCCGTACACAGACGCTGCCAATGGACACTTCATGTCCACCGCTCCTCGCCCATAGATCTTGCCGTCATGGATTTCGCCGCCAAACGGAGGGTACTTCCATTTTGGTCCGTCGTTTACCGCGACGGTGTCCATGTGGGAATCAAAGAATAATATGTTCTTCCCACTTCCTAACTGTCCGATCACGTTGCCATAGGGATCTACGTTTACTTTATCGTAGCCGAGACTATGCATTTTGCTCGCAACGAGCTCCGCGACGGATTCCTCGGAACAAGTCATGGATTTTGTTTGTACGAGCTTTACGGCAAAATCAATAATGTCCCGCGCTATCTCGTCTACGATCTTTTTTATCCGGGACCCGTCATTCATTTAGAATGGTCCCCACTTAATAAGCTGAGCGATAACCATGAATGCGGCGGCTAACACCGTCCATATGATAAACAGAGGAGCCATCTTCTTCATCCATTTTCCATAAGGAACGTGCCCGAGAGCCAGAGTCGCCATAAAATATCCTGACACGGGATAGAAAATGTTCGAGAAACCGTCGCCATACTGAAGAGCGAGAACAGCCGTTTGCCTTGTAACTCCGACCAGATCCGAAAGAGGAGCCATGATGGGCATGGTGACGACGGTCTGCCCCGAACCTGAGGGGATAAGGAAGTTCATGATGGTCTGCACGATGAGCATACCCACGGATGTAACGCTTGCCGGCAGGTTTTGAAGCACAGTTGCCAGATTGTGTATGATGGTATCTGTAATCTGGGCGCTGCTCATGACGACAGATACACCTCTGGAAAGTCCGACGATCAAGGCTCCCAAAAGAACCTGCTGGCATCCGTTCAGGAACGTGGAGCAGATCTCGTTGGGTCTCATGCCCGAAATAAGGCCTGATACCATGGCCATTCCCATGAAGATGCCGCCGATTTCAGGCGTATCCCAGCCCCATTGGAACACGCCGTATACCATGATGACGAACATGACAAGAGCGGCGATGCCGGCAAGTTTTTGCCTGCCTGTCATCTTTTTTTCTTGATTTGATGCTGTTTCAAGTTCTTTTCTGAGAACGAGGTCTTCTTCATACATGATGGAAGACGTAGGATCTTTTTTTACCTTGGTTGCGTATGACATTACGTAAACTATGCCCGCAATCCCGACAACTATAAGAGAGATAAGTCTGAGTTGCCAGCCCGACAGCAACGGGAGACCTGCGATTTTTTGACCGATGATGGTTGTGAACGGATTTGCTATAGCTGACGTGAATCCGATGGCGGAACCGCAAAGCGCGGTGGCGCAAGCCGTCATGGAGTCAAATCCCAGCGCCAGCATGAGCGGAAGTATGATCGGCACATAGACCATGCATAACTCGCACATACCAATAAAACAGTCTATGGCAGCGAAAGTGATCATGAGTATTGGAATTATCCATATGCCGCGATTTTTCATCTTTTTGGTCAACCATGATATGGCGCCTCCTATGGCTCCGCTCTGGTTGACAACGTAGAATCCGCCGCATACGCAGAATGTAAGAACAACCACATATCCCGCGTCAACGAAACCGTTAGGAAACGCTTCAAGCAGATCCATAACGCCCGTAGGGTTCGATTTGACCACATGATAGGATGTGGGGTTAATAATCATTCTTCCCGTGGTCGCGTCTGCGACTCTGTCATATACCCCCGCAGGCAGTACGTAGCTCAGAAGTCCTACAAGCAGTATGATGGCATAAAGGATAATAAAGATATGAGGCATGGTAAATTTTTTCTTCCCACCAATATTTTCTTTATACATATTTTTCCTCCCTCTTCGTCTTAGGCCCAATACAGGATAGCATCCATATCTCGCTCGTCCGAGCAGTAATCAATGTGTCCAGGATTCTGGGTACATATCAGTTTTGTCTCCGTTCTCTTATTTGAAATACGTAAGCGGTAGCATAGCGTACAAAGCGGCGCATGTTACTAGATCCTGTTTCCAGGTGATTTCATTGGGAGCGTGGGCTTGAGCCTCGCTGCCGGGGCCGAATCCTATAACGGGAATATGATTTCTTCCCATGATGGACACTCCGTTTGTTGAAAAAGTCCATTTATCCACAAGGGGGCGTCCCGCACGTACGCTTTTCTGAGTCTGGGGGGAAGTCCTGTCGTTTCCATAAAGCTCTTTGTGCGCTTGTTCCATGGCGAGAGTAAGCTTATGATCTCTTGGAAGTATCCACGTGGGGAAATAGCTCTCTATGGGATATGTAAGCCCTGTGTAAGACGCTCGGGCATATTGATACATGCTGACCTTTACATCATCCCCGTATTTTTTAACCGCGGGCAACGTCCTTATCTCGGCCAAACAGCTTTCCCATGTCTCGCCGGCAGTCATGCGCCTGTCCAGCGATATGGAGCAGGAGTCAGCTACGGCGCATCGGCTTGGAGAGGTGAAAAAAATTTCCGATACGGTAATCGTTCCCTTCCCTAAAAAGCTTGCTTCGGCATAATCCGCGTTGTACCTGCTGTCGAGCATTTTCGCGAGACCCTTGATCTTATCTCCGGCAGAGAACCCATTTTCGTTAAGCGCTCTGATATCTTGTAAAATATCTGCCATCTTATATATGGCGTTGTCGCCTCTTTCAGGTGCCGAGCCATGGCATGAAATACCTTTCACGTCTACGCGTATCTCCATACGTCCGCGCTGGCCTCTGTATATACCTCCGTCTGTGGGTTCGGTAGACACTACAAACTCAGGCTTTATGCCGTCTTCTTTGATAATGTATTCCCAGCAAAGCCCATCGCAGTCCTCTTCCTGAACGGAGCCTGTTACTAAAACGGAGAAGTCGTTGTTCAGAATTCCCAGCTCTTTCATGATTTTGGCTCCGTAAACCGCGCTTACAATCCCTCCTAATTGATCCGATACGCCTCTTCCACCGATTTCTGTCTCGTTTTCGTATCCGTCGTACGGGCTAAAATCCCAGTTTGTTATATTACCTATGCCGACGGTATCGATGTGTGCGTCAAAGGCGATAAGTCTATTTCCTGTTCCCATATAACCTAGGACATTGCCCATGGGATCTGTTTCAACTCTGTCAAAAGACAGTTTCCTCATTTCTTCTGCTATGACTGTTGCGTGGGGCTTTTCTTCTGAACTTTCCCCTGGATGTTTCACTATTCTTCTAAGAAATGCCGTCATGTCTTTTTCATATTTTGCGGCAGCTTCCTTGATTTTTTCTGTATTCATAATTTCTACCTTCATAAACCATGCGTTTGTCCATAAAATTGCGGAGTCTATTAAAGAGACTGTACTATACCGCGCTTACGATTTGTTTTTATTGAGGACGGTGTTTTAGTACAGCCCGGGATAGAGCGGTTTCGCCTCGCAGAGTTCGGTGATCTCGGCGCGGACTTTCCCGATCTCCGCTTCGTCGTCGATGTGGGTGACGACGCGGTCGATCCAGCCGGCGATCTTCTCCATTTCCTCGCGGCCGAAGCCGCGCGTGGTCGCCGCCGCCGTACCGATGCGCACGCCGCTGGTCACCATCGGGCTCAGGGTCT
This sequence is a window from Pyramidobacter sp. YE332. Protein-coding genes within it:
- a CDS encoding IS110 family transposase translates to MYYLGIDIGKNNHEAGLIREDGSHVGKSLRFANAQEGFQQLLLFLEQSLPEREAFCIGMEATGHYWLALYSFLREQGFALHVINPIQSDSLRNFHIRKQKTDAVDCFLVAEVIRFGSFSETHLADEDIMALRNLARFRESLKDSCADYKRQVVTVLDQVFPEYAALFSNVFGESSKAFLKTYGTPEQVVDVNTKSLAALLRKTSRGRHGTDKARELKSLAARSVGLTLCSDAFAFQIRILIEQIEFTEKQIDEIDKKIARQLRKFSSVILTVPGVGPATGAVILGEIGDISRFSNPKKLVAFAGIDPTSFQSGNYVGQHNRLSKKGSPYLRRAVWMSALIAVRCDPVFKAFYEKKRGEGKAHGTALGAVSRKLLYTIYAVLKANKPYEVRRQGIE
- a CDS encoding TRAP transporter substrate-binding protein; amino-acid sequence: MVRTCFVRKALAAAAVVMILGAGTASAAPEYKWRFGQTSVRASQGKSYKLFCELIKKYSNGRIEVEFFPDNQLGTLNEIFHAVQDGEIEMCGFAPYVNLVPGGMFNWMPWTVESWEECKMAFSRPDGCLYVPLEEAMKEVGVHILFTVSQGSYGIGNSVRPIKTPADFKNLKMRVSSSLGCVRGLQNMAEGTGMTVETVPWGDLYHALAKGVVDGCWDMWPSLVEERHCEVMKYYTSLDWMWDANQVVINAELWAKLPDDLKAAIRKAADEAEADQYAIQIAEEDNFKEFLKKQPNFEIYYPTEAERAEFRNCARNLDNWNDLCKPWLDKHFPGQDMTVKILDQLRINREKVLADKAAAAK
- a CDS encoding YgeY family selenium metabolism-linked hydrolase, translated to MNDGSRIKKIVDEIARDIIDFAVKLVQTKSMTCSEESVAELVASKMHSLGYDKVNVDPYGNVIGQLGSGKNILFFDSHMDTVAVNDGPKWKYPPFGGEIHDGKIYGRGAVDMKCPLAASVYGGYIAKQIGIPDNVAVVVSASCMEEDYDGEAVREYFSWSSLKPNAVVICEPTDLKIATGHRGRALIEINMPGKGCHASAPRNGINPVYLLAPVIKRVEQLCTDLAAQKNASSECGSVAISNIYCNTASNNSVPMDATIILDRRLVTGEDKKFIEKEMDSLVAGTPAAWKYSDIPSTSWTGMNFMFHSFLPAWDIDENSSLVKAAAEAYKSIRKSEPVLFHMGACTNGVTTAGMLGLPTIVFGPGDISMAHATDECCDIQSMLDACCMYAQIAVQGKF
- a CDS encoding TRAP transporter small permease, whose protein sequence is MKKLFSFLQKTEFFLGSLGLLLAIILTFCQVVNRYWLHFEIMWISDAALYIFIFTIYVAISYGAAVKTHIAVDILPDVLCKDSRAKRALFDMAKSAVTVAMILAMWSPTLRVVKRAWKHPEFATLVRWFNTSWLVYAMGVMIVLSVLHYGWHVCEDIFELQKLRWEKEVKE
- a CDS encoding YgeY family selenium metabolism-linked hydrolase, whose amino-acid sequence is MNTEKIKEAAAKYEKDMTAFLRRIVKHPGESSEEKPHATVIAEEMRKLSFDRVETDPMGNVLGYMGTGNRLIAFDAHIDTVGIGNITNWDFSPYDGYENETEIGGRGVSDQLGGIVSAVYGAKIMKELGILNNDFSVLVTGSVQEEDCDGLCWEYIIKEDGIKPEFVVSTEPTDGGIYRGQRGRMEIRVDVKGISCHGSAPERGDNAIYKMADILQDIRALNENGFSAGDKIKGLAKMLDSRYNADYAEASFLGKGTITVSEIFFTSPSRCAVADSCSISLDRRMTAGETWESCLAEIRTLPAVKKYGDDVKVSMYQYARASYTGLTYPIESYFPTWILPRDHKLTLAMEQAHKELYGNDRTSPQTQKSVRAGRPLVDKWTFSTNGVSIMGRNHIPVIGFGPGSEAQAHAPNEITWKQDLVTCAALYAMLPLTYFK
- a CDS encoding TIGR00366 family protein encodes the protein MYKENIGGKKKFTMPHIFIILYAIILLVGLLSYVLPAGVYDRVADATTGRMIINPTSYHVVKSNPTGVMDLLEAFPNGFVDAGYVVVLTFCVCGGFYVVNQSGAIGGAISWLTKKMKNRGIWIIPILMITFAAIDCFIGMCELCMVYVPIILPLMLALGFDSMTACATALCGSAIGFTSAIANPFTTIIGQKIAGLPLLSGWQLRLISLIVVGIAGIVYVMSYATKVKKDPTSSIMYEEDLVLRKELETASNQEKKMTGRQKLAGIAALVMFVIMVYGVFQWGWDTPEIGGIFMGMAMVSGLISGMRPNEICSTFLNGCQQVLLGALIVGLSRGVSVVMSSAQITDTIIHNLATVLQNLPASVTSVGMLIVQTIMNFLIPSGSGQTVVTMPIMAPLSDLVGVTRQTAVLALQYGDGFSNIFYPVSGYFMATLALGHVPYGKWMKKMAPLFIIWTVLAAAFMVIAQLIKWGPF